From the genome of Mycobacterium dioxanotrophicus, one region includes:
- the mfd gene encoding transcription-repair coupling factor: protein MTAPGHTHVQTPIAGLIELALSDPSLQDVIRRAADRPADLALVGPASARVLVAAALAQHGPLLVVAATGREADDLTAELRGVFGDAVALFPSWETLPHERLSPGVETVAARLLLLRRLARPDDATLGPPLRVVVTTTRSLLQPMSPDVVSIEPVSLSLGDEAEFEELIARLVDLAYTRVDMVGKRGEFAVRGGILDVFPPTAEHPVRVEFWGDEVSEMRAFSIADQRSIPEVPVQTLVAVPCRELLMTAEVRERAAALAVEHPTHENSVPGSVPDMLAKLAEGIPVDGMEALLPLLHPVEPTTLTAHLPEGAPVLVCDPEKVRTRAADLIKTGREFLEASWSTAAVGGDAPIDIEALGASGFIPFDEARAGAVAGGHPWWTLSQLSDGAATELDVRPAPSARSQQSLDEIFAMLRAHVATGGSAAIVTPGTGTAHRVVEQLGESDIAATMLEPGAAPKAGVIGVLKGPLQSGLILPGTNLVIITETDLTGNRVTAAEGKKLAAKRRNVVDPLALTAGDLVVHDQHGIGKFVEMTERVVGGARREYLVLEYASAKRGGGADRLYVPMDSLDQLSRYVGGEAPSLSKLGGSDWANTKTRARKAVREIASELVALYAKRQAAPGHAFAPDTPWQAEMEDAFGFTETIDQMTAITEVKADMEKPVPMDRVICGDVGYGKTEIAVRAAFKAVQDGKQVAVLVPTTLLADQHLQTFTARMAGFPVTVKGLSRFTDPAESRAVIEGMKDGSVDVVIGTHRLLQTGVTWKDLGLIIVDEEQRFGVEHKEHIKSMRTHVDVLTMSATPIPRTLEMSLAGIREMSTILTPPEERYPVLTYVGPHDDKQVAAALRRELLRDGQAFYIHNRVRTIDQAAARIRQLVPEAKVVVAHGQMNEEMLEKTVEGFWNREYDILVCTTIVETGLDISNANTLIVERADTFGLSQLHQLRGRVGRSRERGYAYFLYPPETPLTETAYDRLATIAQNNDLGAGMAVAMKDLEIRGAGNVLGAEQSGHVAGVGFDLYVRLVGEAVEAYRAAVDGKTVATAEEAKEVRIDLPVDAHLPPEYIGSDRLRLEGYRRLAAAPDEAAIGAVVDELNDRYGPLPEPAQRLVAVARLRLLCREYGISEISAVSASTLRVSPMVLPDSAQLRLKRLYPGAHYRATTSTVQVPIPRAGDGIGAPRIRDLELVQMAAGLVLVLNGKAPEEIDMTKYRPETGEARR from the coding sequence ATGACCGCACCGGGGCACACCCATGTCCAGACCCCGATCGCGGGTCTCATCGAGCTGGCTCTGTCCGATCCGTCCCTGCAGGACGTCATCCGTCGCGCCGCCGACCGACCCGCCGATCTCGCGCTGGTCGGCCCGGCCAGCGCGCGGGTCCTGGTCGCCGCTGCGCTGGCCCAGCACGGCCCACTGCTGGTGGTCGCCGCGACCGGCCGCGAGGCCGACGACCTGACCGCTGAGCTGCGCGGCGTGTTCGGCGACGCCGTCGCCCTCTTCCCGTCCTGGGAGACGCTGCCGCACGAGCGGTTGTCGCCGGGTGTCGAGACGGTCGCCGCCCGGCTGCTGTTGTTGCGCCGGTTGGCCCGCCCGGACGATGCGACGCTGGGGCCGCCGCTGCGGGTCGTGGTGACGACCACCCGGTCGCTGCTGCAGCCGATGTCACCCGACGTTGTCAGCATCGAGCCGGTCAGCCTGTCGCTGGGAGATGAGGCGGAGTTCGAGGAGCTCATCGCACGGCTGGTCGACCTTGCCTACACCCGCGTCGACATGGTCGGCAAGCGCGGTGAGTTCGCGGTGCGCGGCGGGATCCTCGACGTGTTCCCGCCGACGGCCGAGCATCCGGTGCGAGTCGAGTTCTGGGGCGACGAGGTCTCGGAGATGCGGGCCTTCTCGATTGCCGATCAGCGTTCGATCCCGGAAGTGCCGGTGCAGACGCTGGTCGCGGTGCCGTGCCGCGAGCTGTTGATGACGGCCGAGGTGCGCGAACGAGCCGCGGCCTTGGCCGTCGAGCATCCGACCCACGAGAACAGCGTGCCCGGCAGCGTGCCGGACATGCTGGCCAAGCTGGCCGAGGGCATCCCGGTCGACGGCATGGAGGCGCTGCTGCCGCTGCTGCATCCGGTCGAGCCGACGACATTGACGGCGCATCTGCCCGAGGGCGCGCCGGTACTGGTGTGCGATCCCGAGAAGGTGCGCACCCGCGCAGCCGATCTGATCAAGACCGGCCGCGAGTTCCTGGAGGCGTCCTGGTCAACGGCCGCGGTCGGTGGCGACGCGCCCATTGACATCGAGGCGCTCGGCGCGTCCGGTTTCATCCCGTTCGACGAGGCGCGGGCCGGTGCGGTGGCGGGCGGGCATCCGTGGTGGACGCTGTCGCAGCTCTCCGATGGCGCTGCCACCGAACTGGATGTGCGTCCGGCTCCGTCGGCGCGCAGTCAGCAGAGTCTGGACGAAATCTTCGCGATGCTGCGGGCTCACGTGGCCACCGGCGGCAGCGCGGCGATCGTCACGCCGGGCACCGGTACGGCGCACCGCGTCGTCGAACAGCTCGGTGAATCCGACATCGCCGCAACGATGTTGGAGCCCGGGGCGGCGCCAAAGGCCGGTGTGATCGGTGTGCTCAAGGGTCCGCTGCAGAGTGGTCTGATCCTGCCGGGCACAAACCTGGTCATCATCACCGAAACGGATCTGACCGGTAACCGGGTCACCGCCGCAGAAGGCAAAAAGCTTGCGGCCAAACGTCGTAACGTCGTCGATCCGTTGGCGCTGACGGCAGGCGACCTGGTGGTGCACGATCAGCACGGCATCGGCAAGTTCGTCGAGATGACCGAGCGGGTGGTCGGCGGCGCCCGCCGCGAGTACCTGGTTTTGGAATACGCGTCGGCCAAGCGCGGCGGCGGGGCCGACAGGCTTTACGTGCCGATGGACTCGCTGGATCAGCTGTCGCGGTACGTCGGCGGCGAGGCTCCGTCCCTGTCGAAGCTCGGTGGCAGCGACTGGGCCAACACGAAAACCCGGGCGCGCAAGGCCGTTCGGGAGATCGCCAGCGAGCTCGTGGCGCTCTACGCCAAACGGCAGGCCGCACCCGGGCACGCGTTTGCCCCGGACACCCCGTGGCAGGCCGAGATGGAAGACGCGTTCGGCTTCACCGAGACGATCGACCAGATGACGGCCATCACCGAGGTCAAGGCCGACATGGAAAAGCCTGTGCCGATGGACCGGGTGATCTGCGGCGACGTCGGTTACGGCAAGACCGAGATCGCGGTGCGGGCGGCGTTCAAAGCGGTGCAGGACGGCAAGCAGGTGGCCGTGCTGGTGCCGACGACCTTGCTGGCCGACCAGCATCTGCAGACCTTCACCGCGCGGATGGCTGGTTTCCCGGTCACCGTGAAAGGGCTGTCGCGGTTCACCGACCCCGCCGAATCGCGGGCCGTCATCGAGGGCATGAAAGACGGCTCGGTGGACGTCGTGATCGGCACCCATCGGCTGCTGCAGACCGGCGTGACGTGGAAAGACCTGGGCCTCATCATCGTTGACGAGGAGCAGCGGTTCGGCGTCGAGCACAAGGAGCACATCAAGTCGATGCGCACCCACGTCGACGTGCTGACCATGAGTGCGACACCGATCCCGCGCACCCTGGAGATGAGCCTGGCAGGCATCCGGGAGATGTCGACGATCCTCACCCCGCCCGAGGAGCGCTATCCGGTGCTCACCTATGTCGGGCCGCACGACGACAAGCAGGTGGCCGCGGCACTGCGTCGTGAGCTGCTGCGGGACGGGCAGGCGTTCTACATTCACAACCGGGTGCGGACCATCGACCAGGCCGCCGCCCGGATCCGCCAGCTGGTTCCCGAGGCGAAAGTCGTTGTCGCGCACGGACAGATGAACGAAGAGATGCTCGAGAAGACCGTCGAGGGCTTCTGGAACCGCGAGTACGACATCCTGGTCTGCACCACGATCGTCGAGACCGGCCTGGACATCTCCAACGCGAACACGCTGATCGTCGAGCGGGCCGACACGTTCGGCTTGTCGCAGCTGCACCAGCTGCGTGGTCGCGTGGGCCGCAGTCGTGAGCGCGGCTACGCCTACTTCCTGTACCCGCCGGAGACACCACTGACCGAGACGGCCTACGACCGGTTGGCCACCATCGCGCAGAACAACGATCTGGGTGCGGGCATGGCCGTGGCCATGAAGGACCTGGAGATCCGCGGCGCGGGAAATGTGTTGGGCGCCGAGCAATCCGGGCATGTGGCCGGGGTCGGTTTCGACCTGTACGTGCGGCTGGTCGGCGAAGCCGTCGAGGCGTACCGCGCGGCGGTTGACGGCAAAACCGTTGCCACAGCTGAGGAAGCGAAGGAGGTGCGGATCGACCTGCCGGTCGACGCGCATCTGCCACCGGAGTACATCGGCAGTGACCGGTTGCGGCTGGAGGGCTACCGGAGGCTGGCCGCCGCTCCCGACGAGGCCGCCATCGGCGCCGTCGTCGATGAACTCAACGACCGCTACGGTCCGCTGCCCGAGCCGGCGCAGCGCCTTGTCGCGGTGGCGCGGCTGCGGTTGCTGTGCCGGGAGTACGGCATCAGCGAGATCAGTGCGGTGTCAGCATCGACGCTGCGGGTGTCGCCGATGGTGCTGCCGGATTCGGCGCAGTTGAGGCTCAAGCGGCTCTATCCCGGCGCGCATTATCGGGCCACCACATCGACCGTTCAGGTGCCCATCCCGCGGGCTGGTGACGGCATCGGCGCGCCCCGCATCCGCGACCTCGAGCTGGTCCAGATGGCAGCGGGTTTGGTGCTGGTGCTCAATGGGAAAGCGCCGGAAGAGATTGACATGACCAAGTACCGGCCAGAGACAGGGGAGGCGAGACGATGA
- a CDS encoding TetR/AcrR family transcriptional regulator, translating to MTGSERRQQLIEIAKSLFAERGYDGTSIEEIAQRANVSKPVVYEHFGGKEGLYAVVVDREMSALLEGITSSLTRNRSRVRVERVALALLTYVEEHTDGFRILIRDSPAAITSGTYATLLNDAVNQVSSILAGDFSRRGLDPELAPLYAQALVGSVSMTAQWWLDVREPPKEVVAAHVVNLAWNGLTHLEPDPVLHEE from the coding sequence ATGACCGGCAGCGAACGGCGACAACAGCTCATCGAGATCGCCAAGTCGCTGTTCGCCGAGCGTGGCTACGACGGCACCTCCATCGAAGAGATCGCGCAGCGCGCCAACGTGTCCAAGCCAGTGGTCTATGAGCACTTCGGCGGCAAAGAGGGGTTGTACGCCGTCGTCGTCGACCGCGAGATGTCGGCCCTGCTGGAGGGCATCACGTCGTCGCTGACCAGGAACCGTTCCCGGGTGCGAGTCGAGCGCGTGGCGCTGGCATTACTCACCTACGTCGAGGAGCACACCGACGGCTTCCGCATCCTGATCCGCGACTCGCCGGCCGCGATCACCTCGGGCACCTACGCGACGCTGCTCAACGACGCCGTCAACCAGGTGTCCTCGATCCTGGCCGGGGATTTCTCCCGGCGCGGATTGGACCCCGAGCTGGCACCGCTCTACGCCCAGGCCCTGGTCGGTTCGGTGTCCATGACGGCGCAGTGGTGGCTCGACGTCCGCGAACCCCCGAAAGAAGTAGTGGCCGCCCACGTGGTCAACCTGGCGTGGAACGGCCTGACGCATCTGGAGCCCGATCCGGTACTGCACGAGGAGTAG
- a CDS encoding IS3 family transposase (programmed frameshift), translated as MPKEQSPGKPTTRRYSAEEKATAVRMVRTLRAELGTEQGTVQRVARQLGYGVESVRTWVRQADIDDGYSPGVSTVESQRIKDLEQENRELKRANEILKRAAKFLRGGARPPTQEIVEFIDANREEFGVEPICTVLRSAGLQVALSTYYDIKARVPSARAQRDAVLGPALCQLWKDNYCVYGARKLWKTARRDGYDVGRDQVARLMRDAGIEGVRRGKRVRTTKPDPAAARHPDLVKRKFTATAPNDLWVTDLTFVPTWAGVGYVCFIIDAYSRMIVGWRVASHMRTSMVLDALEMARWSRGNTLPGLRCHSDAGSQFTSIRYGERLAEIGAVPSIGTVGDSFDNALAETVNGYYKAELIYGPARTGPWKTVEDVELATLSWVYWHNTSRLHSYLGDIPPAEFEAAFYDAYRTDQPLIGIQ; from the exons ATGCCGAAGGAACAGTCGCCCGGGAAGCCGACGACACGTCGATACAGTGCTGAAGAGAAGGCCACCGCGGTGCGGATGGTCCGCACGCTGCGGGCTGAGCTGGGCACCGAGCAGGGCACGGTGCAGCGGGTCGCTCGCCAGCTCGGCTACGGCGTGGAATCGGTGCGCACCTGGGTCCGTCAAGCCGACATCGACGACGGTTATTCACCCGGGGTGTCCACCGTGGAATCCCAGCGCATCAAAGACCTCGAGCAGGAGAACCGAGAACTCAAGCGCGCCAACGAGATTCTGAAACGAGCGGCGA AGTTTCTTCGGGGCGGAGCTCGACCGCCAACACAAGAAATAGTCGAGTTCATCGACGCCAATCGCGAGGAGTTCGGGGTCGAGCCCATCTGCACCGTCCTGCGAAGCGCAGGCCTGCAGGTGGCCCTGAGCACCTACTACGACATCAAAGCACGGGTCCCGTCGGCGCGGGCCCAGCGTGACGCCGTCCTGGGGCCGGCGTTGTGTCAGCTCTGGAAAGACAACTACTGCGTCTACGGGGCCCGCAAGCTCTGGAAAACCGCCCGCCGCGACGGCTACGACGTCGGCCGGGATCAGGTGGCCCGGCTGATGCGGGATGCCGGCATCGAAGGAGTCCGGCGCGGCAAACGGGTCCGCACCACCAAACCCGACCCAGCCGCGGCGCGGCATCCAGACTTGGTGAAGCGAAAGTTCACCGCGACGGCACCGAACGACCTTTGGGTGACGGACCTGACATTCGTGCCGACCTGGGCCGGGGTGGGGTATGTGTGTTTCATCATCGATGCCTATTCGCGGATGATCGTGGGGTGGCGGGTGGCCTCGCATATGCGGACCTCGATGGTGCTCGATGCACTGGAGATGGCGCGGTGGTCACGTGGAAATACGTTGCCAGGCTTGAGATGTCACTCAGATGCCGGGTCGCAATTCACCTCCATTCGCTACGGAGAAAGGCTCGCTGAGATCGGCGCAGTCCCGTCAATCGGGACCGTCGGGGACAGTTTCGATAACGCTCTCGCGGAGACAGTCAACGGCTACTACAAGGCTGAACTGATCTACGGCCCCGCCCGCACCGGGCCATGGAAGACCGTCGAGGACGTCGAGTTGGCGACGCTCAGCTGGGTCTACTGGCACAACACCAGCCGACTGCACAGCTACCTCGGCGACATCCCACCTGCCGAGTTCGAAGCTGCGTTCTACGATGCATACCGGACCGACCAACCCTTGATCGGAATCCAATAG
- the lysA gene encoding diaminopimelate decarboxylase, whose protein sequence is MTLLDILPSLRAAAPPRLDPAIWPLTTHVDEKGRITVGRVPLTEIADEYRTPAYVLDEADFRHRAQHYRSALRGTEVVYAGKALLTTAVARWACEEGLGVDVCSAGELATALAGGVPPSRVVLHGNAKSCDELRDALDVGVGRIAVDSLMEVTYLAGLVRRRQQVLLRVTPDIDIQGHRAVTTGVCDQKFGFTLAGQQAAEAAARVLGTPHLELVGLHCHIGSQVTDPALYGEAIRRLVAAMADIRHRHGVVLTELNIGGGHGIPYVTGDAALDPAALAAVIDDAVDTACGAERFPRPRLVVEPGRAISGRAGVTLYRVCTVKSQPGGRTFVAVDGGMSDNARVALYGAKYGVALANRHALGPTRTVTVVGRHCEAGDEIIRDVPLPADLHPGDLLAVPCTGAYHHSMASTYNMVGRPPVVAVRDGRARLLVRRETTADLLARDVR, encoded by the coding sequence ATGACATTGCTCGACATCCTGCCCTCGCTGCGCGCAGCCGCCCCGCCGCGCCTCGACCCGGCGATCTGGCCGCTCACCACTCACGTCGACGAGAAGGGCCGGATCACCGTCGGCCGGGTGCCGCTGACCGAGATCGCCGACGAGTACCGCACCCCGGCCTACGTGCTCGACGAGGCCGACTTCCGGCACCGCGCGCAGCACTATCGAAGCGCGCTGCGCGGCACCGAAGTGGTCTACGCCGGCAAGGCGTTGTTGACGACGGCCGTCGCGCGGTGGGCCTGCGAAGAAGGCCTCGGCGTGGACGTGTGCTCTGCGGGCGAACTGGCCACCGCGCTGGCCGGCGGAGTGCCGCCGAGCCGGGTTGTGTTGCACGGCAACGCGAAGTCCTGCGACGAGTTGCGTGATGCGCTGGACGTCGGTGTCGGCCGCATCGCGGTGGACTCGTTGATGGAGGTCACCTACCTGGCCGGGCTGGTGCGTCGACGCCAGCAGGTGCTGCTGCGGGTGACCCCCGACATCGACATCCAGGGGCATCGGGCCGTCACGACCGGCGTCTGTGATCAGAAGTTCGGCTTCACGCTGGCCGGACAGCAGGCCGCCGAGGCCGCCGCCCGCGTGTTGGGGACCCCGCATTTGGAACTCGTCGGGCTGCACTGCCATATCGGGTCGCAGGTGACCGATCCCGCACTGTACGGGGAAGCGATCCGGCGGCTCGTCGCCGCGATGGCCGATATCCGGCATCGACACGGCGTGGTGCTCACCGAACTGAATATCGGAGGTGGACACGGCATTCCCTACGTGACCGGGGACGCGGCGTTGGACCCCGCCGCCCTCGCGGCCGTCATCGACGACGCCGTCGATACCGCATGCGGTGCCGAGCGGTTCCCTCGGCCGCGTCTGGTGGTGGAGCCCGGGCGTGCCATCAGCGGCCGAGCCGGGGTGACGCTCTACCGCGTGTGCACGGTCAAGTCGCAACCGGGTGGTCGGACCTTTGTCGCGGTCGACGGAGGGATGAGCGACAATGCCCGGGTCGCCCTGTACGGCGCGAAATACGGTGTGGCACTGGCAAATCGGCATGCGCTCGGGCCGACACGGACCGTCACCGTGGTGGGTAGGCACTGCGAGGCGGGCGACGAGATCATCCGCGACGTGCCACTGCCGGCCGACCTTCACCCCGGGGATCTGCTGGCCGTGCCGTGCACCGGCGCCTATCACCACAGCATGGCGTCGACCTACAACATGGTGGGCCGCCCACCGGTGGTCGCGGTGCGCGACGGGCGGGCACGGTTGCTGGTACGTCGGGAGACGACGGCGGATCTGCTCGCGCGGGATGTGAGATGA
- a CDS encoding nucleoside triphosphate pyrophosphohydrolase yields MTVVLVDPRRPSLVPVEAILHLAGDVQYTEEMPVKVPWSLPAARPAYDGDEAPVLLSSDSEHPAVIARIAAGDTVISAPSPAAGERLVDAVAMMDKLRTAGPWESEQTHDSLRRYLLEETYELFDAVRGGNADELREELGDVLLQVLFHARIAEDAPVHPFTIDDVADALVRKLGNRVPAVLAGESISLDEQLAQWEERKAQEKSVKARTSSMDDVPTGQPALALAQKVISRVTQAGLPADLVPAAITTISVTADTDAENELRTAVLEFMDTVRRVEADVAAGRRGEDVPESLDVTPLGTITEAEWRDYWPVDDFTVEPEPEPESADVSEADDSTTN; encoded by the coding sequence ATGACCGTTGTGCTGGTCGATCCGCGCCGACCCTCGCTGGTTCCGGTCGAGGCGATCCTGCACCTGGCCGGTGACGTTCAGTACACCGAGGAAATGCCGGTGAAGGTGCCGTGGTCGCTGCCTGCAGCGCGTCCGGCATATGACGGTGACGAGGCGCCCGTGCTGTTGTCCTCCGATTCCGAACATCCCGCCGTCATTGCCCGGATCGCCGCCGGGGACACGGTGATCTCGGCGCCGAGTCCCGCGGCAGGCGAGCGGCTGGTCGATGCCGTGGCCATGATGGACAAGCTGCGCACCGCGGGGCCGTGGGAGAGCGAACAGACCCACGACTCCCTGCGCCGCTATCTGTTGGAAGAGACCTACGAGCTGTTCGACGCGGTCCGCGGTGGCAACGCCGACGAGCTGCGCGAGGAACTCGGCGATGTGCTGCTGCAGGTGTTGTTTCACGCTCGCATCGCCGAAGATGCGCCGGTGCACCCGTTCACCATCGACGACGTCGCCGATGCGTTGGTTCGCAAGCTGGGCAACCGGGTGCCGGCCGTGCTTGCCGGGGAATCGATTTCACTCGATGAGCAACTGGCCCAGTGGGAAGAGCGCAAGGCTCAGGAGAAATCCGTCAAGGCACGCACGTCTTCGATGGACGACGTGCCTACCGGTCAGCCGGCTCTGGCGTTGGCACAGAAGGTGATCTCCCGGGTGACCCAGGCCGGGCTGCCCGCGGATTTGGTGCCTGCCGCCATCACCACCATCTCCGTCACCGCTGACACCGACGCCGAAAACGAGCTACGCACAGCAGTATTGGAGTTCATGGACACCGTGCGGCGGGTCGAGGCCGACGTCGCAGCGGGACGCCGCGGAGAGGACGTCCCCGAGTCGCTCGACGTGACGCCGCTGGGCACCATCACTGAAGCCGAATGGCGCGACTACTGGCCCGTGGACGACTTTACGGTCGAGCCAGAGCCAGAGCCAGAGTCCGCGGACGTGTCGGAAGCCGACGACAGCACTACCAACTGA